ACGGGGTCGAGGGATTGCGTCGAACCCAGAAACCGGCGTCGCGCTGGTAGCCGGCGGCCTCCCACTTAAATCCGTCATCCGGGTCGGCGATGACCAGGTCGGCCTGGCTCTGGTCCAGGCAATGCTCGCGCTGTGCGGCGCTGAAAAACGCTGGCAGCGTCACACAGGCCAGACCTTCGAAGAGGATTGCAAGATCCCAGATGAGCGCGTCGGGCCCATTGTCCAGCGCCAGCGCGACGACACGGGCGCATGCTTCTTTCAGCATCTGCTGGCGCAGCCTCAATTCCGCGTCCAGTTCGGCGTAGTCCAGCCGCAGGTCATCGCCCTGAAGGGCGCACGTGTGCGGGTACTCGCTGGCCATTTCCGCCAGATGCTCACGAAATCGCTGCAGTTCAGGCGACATGGCACGTGCGCTCCGTTATCAGGGGCAGGCCGAACCGTTCGAACAGACCGCTCTGGCTGAGGTGCATGAAGCCTGCGCGAATGTCGCCAACGTGGACGCTAGGCTGGGTGTCGTAATAGCTGCCCCACGCGTGACGGTCATCGCCCAGCCGCAACGGATCAGCGGAACACAGCGTTACCGGGCGCAAGCCCAGGCGGTTGAAACTGTTGACCAGCCCCGCATTGCCGGTAAAGGCCACCCATTCCAGGCCGCCCATGGCCAGCAGCCAGGTCATGGTGATGATGCTCAGACGCGCGCTGCCAAGGTTGCTCGCGGCCAGGTTACCGACTTCGACAATCGCCTGGCGCTGCACCGTATTGCCGGCACGGGCCTGAACGACTTGCTCGATGGGGTCGTCGAGATAGTGCTCCAGAAACAGACTGCCGGAGGCCGCCACTCTTACGCCGGCGACGGCGCAGAGCGTGCCCGACGCATCATTCAAGCCAAACAGTTCTGGCATGAAGTGCTGCACATTGGCGTTATGCGCCTGATAAAAACGGTGCTGAATGAAGGTTTCGAAATCGCGGCGCAGAGGCTCTTCACTGCGCGCCCGGTGCAGCGACAATGCTTGCGCACCGGCGGTGCCGAAATTGAGGGGTAGACAAGTATTCCAGTCCAGATCATGCATGAGCGAGGCTCCTCCCCGGTAGCGTGTGGGAGGAGTATTGCCAGCGATTCTTAAGGCAGTCTGAAGCCTTCGAAAATCAGCGTTCAGTGTCTTCAGATTGCGTTAAGACGCGTGGGGCAGGGTGGCGCAGCACTGATGCAGTGCCCAATCGCCGAAGCCGGCGCCACACACCAGAAGCGAACCCTGACCATGACGCCCTCGACGCACCGATACAACCGACTCTCCCTGACACTGCACTGGCTGATGCTGGGACTGTTTATCGGGGTGTACGCCTGTATTCAGCTCAAAGGGCTGGCACCCAGGGGTAGCACGTTGCGCAGTGCGGCACTGGGCATGCACGGCCTGTTTGGGCTGTCGGTATTTGCTTTGGTCTGGCTTCGCCTGCTGGGTCGGTTGATGAACAAGGCGCCAACCATCACGCCGACTCCGCCGGGTTGGCAACTCGGCCTGGCGTCATTGATGCACGCGCTGCTGTACGCGCTGATGATCGCAACGCCAATCCTGGCATGGCTGATGCTGGCCGCAGCTGGCAAGCCAGTGCCTTACTTCGAGTTCTTCATCCCGGCGCCCGTGGCGGTTGATCCGGCTTTGGCCAGGCAACTCAAAAGCTGGCACGAACTGGTGGGCAACGCTGGCTACTGGCTGATCGGGCTGCACGCGGTCGCAGGCCTGTTTCACCACTACGTTGTGCGCGACAACACCCTCAGGCGCATGCTGCCACGCTGAGCTCTAGCCGCTGAACGCTGACCGAATTCTCTCTGTAATACTTTGAAACATCTGAGCGGGCGTTCGGTCAACAGATTAATCCCGCCAAAGAATGACCTATGAAAACGCCTCGACCCTCGTCTCGCCTTGAACCACTGACTCAGCTTCGGAACCTGAAAATGGCCAGATCGGCCCACGCTTACGTGCGCGGCAGCACGGTGCAGTTTTATGAGTGGCTGCACAGCCTGCCGGGGCGTCGCTTACCCAGCGGGCCACCGGTGTGGATCTGCGGGGACTGTCATGCGGGCAACCTTGGCCCGACGGGAGACTCGAAAGGCGGCACCGATATTCACATCCGCGACCTTGATCAAACGGTCATCGGCAACCCCGCCCATGATCTGGTCAGGCTGGCGCTGTCGCTGGCAACCGCTGCACGCGGCTCGGACTTGCCCGGCGTGGCCACCGCCCGAATGCTCGAGCAGATGATGCACGGCTACGAACAGGCTTTTGAAGGCAACGTCGACGAAGAGCCGCGCAAACCCGACCAGGTCAAGGCCGGGATGCGCAGCGCGGTGCGGCGGACCTGGAAACATCTCGCCCAGGAGCGCATCGAGGATGTGCGTCCGACCATTCCGCTGGGCAAACACTTCTGGTCGTTGTCCAGGCCCGAGCGCGCGGCGTTGAAAACCTTGTGCGGCACGCCGGAGATCCATGCGTTGGTGACCTCGCTCAAGGGGCGCTCCGATGACGACCGTGTCCAGATGCTGGATTCGGCTTACTGGGTCAAGGGCTGCAGTTCACTGGGGCTGCGGCGCTACGCTGTGCTGTTGGGAGTAGGCGACAAGGTCGATCAGGAATACTGCCTGCTGGACATCAAGGAAGCCGTGGCTGCCGCGGCGCCCCGTGCTTCGCGCACGTCCATGCCCCGGGACAACGGCAAGCGCGTGGTCGAGGGCGCCCGCAGCCTGTCACCAGGGCTGGGTAACCGGATGATCGCGACCCGTGTGCTCGACCACGGTTTTTTCGTGCGTGAGCTGCTCCCGCAAGACATGAAGCTTGAGCTGGACCAACTGAGCCAGCGTGATGCCATGCGCGCCGCCAGTTACCTGGCCGGCGTGGTTGGACGTGCACACGCCCGGCAAATGGACCTCGCCACACGCGCATCCTGGATCAACGACTTGCAGTCCAACCGTTCACAGGTGCTCGATGCACCGTCGTGGTTGTGGTCCAGCGTTGTTCAGTTGGTCGGCAGTCATGAAAAAGGCTACCTGGAACACTGCCGCCGATATGCGCTCCAGCACTGATCGAAGGAGGCCGCGTTGCAGGCGCACATCAAGGCCCCGACGTTGACACAGGCAATGCCAAAGCTGGAGAAAATACTGGCGCAACCCATGGAACAAATCAGGTTGTCGCAACTGCCGGATAGCTCGGTTTAAAGCGTCTACCGGTTATTTCACACGGTGTTCCTAATTATTGGCATCTGCAGGGCGATATCCATTCTATGGATACCGCCCTATTCGTCTGTCGGTCCCAATTCCAACCGTCATGGAGACGCTATGTATTTAAGATCGTTGAAGATTTCCAATCGTACCCTCGCATGCTTCGCGCTGATGATTTTCATGGTGCTCGGATTGGGTGTATTCAGTCTCAAACAGATGGGGAGTATTCGTGCAGAAGGAATGGAGATCGAAAATGACTCGCTTCCAGGCATCGCACTGGGCGACGACATTGCACTGGCGTTTGCCAATACGCGCTACGACTTGATGAAATTGCTGTCTGCAAGAGACGCCTCTCAACTTGAACAGGCGCACCAGGAACTTTTACAGACAGAGGCCAACTTCAGTAAGGCAATTGATGCCTACAAGCCTCTCATCAATGGGGCGGACGAGCAGGCGCTGGTCAATGGCTTGATCGAGAACTATAAAACCTACACCGATCATGCCAGCCAGTTGTACAGCCTGCTGCAGAACAACCAGCCAGAGGACGCCAGACAAATCGCTTGGGTCAAGTTGCTTCCGGTGGCTGAGACGATGTCTGCGTTGCTGGGAAAAGTCGAAAAGCTCAATGACGACTCAGAGTCCGAGTCCAGTGACAGTGCTTCGCAGGCGTACGCCAACGCCAAGCTCGTGACGGCAATCATCAGTGCCTTGGCCATCCTTGTGACACTGATACTCGCCTGGCGCCTCACCAAAAGCCTTTCCGGGCCGATCAACGACGCCTTGAAAGCCTCCGAACTGGTCGCCTCGGGCGATCTGCGCCAGAGCACGATCAACATCGAAGGCACTGACGAAGCGGCGCTGCTGTTGCAGTCGATGGGGCGCATGCGCGAAAACCTGCGCACCACGCTTCATCACGTCGGCGACGCAGCCCTGCAATTGTCATCGGCCACTGAAGAGCTGAACGCCCTGATGGTCAGCAGCAACGCGGACCTGCAAGCGCAGAACAGCGAGATCGAAATGGCGGCCACGGCTGTGACGGAAATGAGTCAGGCCATTGACGAAGTGGCGCGTAACGCTGTGTCCACGTCCGAAGAGTCGAAGACCTCCTCACGCTCGGCGCGCCAGGGCCAGGAGGAACTCAATCATACCGTCAGCTCCATCATCGAGCTGACGCAGAACGTCAACAACGCGTCCGAGCAAGCACAGGTGCTTGCCACTCGCACGCTGGAAATCAGCAAAGTGCTGGAAGTGATTCGTTCGGTTTCGGAACAAACCAACCTGCTGGCGCTGAACGCCGCGATCGAGGCGGCCCGTGCGGGCGATGCGGGTCGCGGGTTTGCCGTGGTGGCCGATGAAGTAAGGGCATTGGCGCACCGCACCAGTGAGTCCACGCGTGAGATCGAAACCATGATCGGTCACATCCAGCAGGGCACACAGAGCACAGTGTCGGCGCTTGCGGTCAGCACCGAGCAGGCCCAGCGCACCAAAGGTCAGGCGCAATCGGCCAATGACGCATTGTCGCTGATTGCAAACTCGGTGGCGGTCATTGATGAGCGCAACACGGTCATCGCCAGCGCCTCGGAAGAACAGTCGCAGGTCGCACGTGAAGTGGACCGCAACCTGGTTCGCATTCGGGATCTGTCGGTTCAGTCAGCCGCTCGGGCGGACCAGACCAGCAGCGCCAGCCACTCGCTCGCCTTGCTGGCCACCAACCTGACCACTACGCTGCGTCAGTTCAAGATGTAAGACACTCAGCGGGGCGGCTGGACATTTGAATCAAGTCCAGCGCCCCGCGCGAATGAATTCGCGCCTACAGATTCGCGGGCAAGCCACGCTACAACAGCGCTGTAAGACCTCCTGTACAGACCGTGTGAAAACCAGATAACCAGCAGCTAACCAAAAAAATGCCCCGATCACCTCGGGGCATTTCCCATTTATACAGAGAGAAAAAAGGCCTTCCTCAGGCCAGCAACTCAATCATTCGGCGCACGCCCAGCACGTTGATAGCCCTTTTCAGGTTATAGGCGTTTATCGCAAGCGCCATTTCCGTTCGCGCACCCTTTAGCTGGCGAAGCAAGAACCGGCCATTGCCGTAGATCCATTGTTTGAGGTTGCCAAACGGGTGTTCGACGATGCTTCTTCGGGCATCAACCATCTCAGGATGTGCCTGCATTCGCTGCTTCATTCTTTCAAAAGCTTCTTCGTGAACGTGTCGCTTGATCGAGCGATAGCGGCTCTTGGTGCATCGATGTTTAAGGGGGCAGGAGCCGCAGTCATTAGCGTTTGCGCGGTAGATTCGCTGTCCCTTGTTCAGTTGCAGCAGGGGCAAAAAATGCCCGGCCGGGCATTGGTAGCGGTCGTTTTGCTGGTCGTAGTTAAAATCGTCCCGGCCAAAAAAAGTGGGGTCTTCAATGTTGTTGCCCCGATTAATCGGTACGTACGCCGTGATGCCGGCGTCATCACAGGCCTGAAAATGCTCGCCGTTTGAATAGCCGGCATCTGCAGTAACGGTCAGATTCGGTTGTTCAAGGACTTCCTGAGTCGCTTTTGCCATCGGCTCCAGTTGCTTGCGATCATCGCCTTCCTGAGTCACTTCGTGGTGCACGATCAGGCTGTTTTCAGCGTCGACTGCGGTCTGCACGTTGTAGGCAACGGCCATGCCCTGCGGGCTCGCATCATCCGCGCGTCGCTTTCGGTGCTGATGAATTGGGTGATCTGCAGTTCGTCCATCAGCGCCTGGCAGGTCAGGTAGTCGTCCCGTTTGGCGGTCAGTTTTGCCAGCACCGTCTTAACAGCGCTTCGATCAACCACCTCTTCATTTTCGTCGCGATCTGCGCAGTCCAAATCCTCTAGATACTTGGCTATGCGGCGGTCCAATTTTTCCTGATCGCGCTTGAGGTGCTTGGTGCTGATGTGACGACGGGCCGAAGCGACAGCCTTGAATTTGCTGCCATCGATGGCGACCAGATCACCTTTGACCAAGCCTGCGGTTCGGCAGAACTGAACAAACGCGCGGCAGGTTGCAGAGAACGCGGTGGCGTTATCCTTGCGGAAGTCGGCGATGGTTTTGAAGTCCGGCGCGAGGCGGTTGAGCAGCCACATGACTTCGATGTTGCGTTGGCACTCAGCTTCGAGCCGGCGCGAAGACCGTATGCGCTGGAAATAACCGTAGATGTAGAGCTTGAGCAGATCGGCGGGTTGTAAGGTGGACGTCCGTTGCCTTTGGGGATGGCTTTATCAAAACCCAGAACCCGGAGATCAAGGCGCGAAACATAGGCATCAATGACCCGGACGAGATGGTCTTCGGGAATGACTTCGTCGATGGAAACCGGAAACAGGCTGGTCTGGTTTCGAGATTCGCCCTGGATGTACGCCATAAGAAAATGCCCCGCATCTTTCGATGCGGGGCATTTTCTTAGATCTGGGGCGGGTTGGCTAGGTTTTCACACAGTCTGTGTAGGAGCCAACTTGTTGGCGAGCCGCTGTCCGGGTTGAAACAGTGATGCCGCCACGCGAATGAATTCGCGTCTACAGATCTCGCGCCCAATCGCATCCAACAAACGTACAGATCTCGCGGCCAATCGCCTTTAACGAACTTAAAGATTTCGCGGTTAATCGCCTCTAATAAACGCTACGAAACCCTGTAGGAGCCTGACGAGCCAAAGCGAGGCCGCGATACGGTCCATCAGACAAACCGCATCACCGACCATCAACCACCGAACGCCAAACCCGTGGGAAGGAGCTTGCTCGCGATAGGGTCCACCACGATAAGATGCCGGGCTAAATCGTGTGTGGTTCGCAGAGGAAAAGGTATTGGATCAGCTCACCATCGTCGCACCGGTCAGCGCGGATATTCCTGAAATCATCGAGTTCACCCTGGCCGCACGCGCCGAGCTTTTTCCCAAGCTGGATGGGGCCGGTATGCCAGCCGATCTGGCGGATTTTGCCAGCGTTTACTTAAACGGTAAGGGACGATTTCTGCTGGCGCGCGACGCAGGGCGAATCGTTGCCTGCGTCGGTTATCTACCCTACGACAGCCGCTTCCCGCACCTTGCCTATCCAGGCCTGAACGTGGTCGAAGTGGTCCGCCTCTTCGTGCACCCCGCGTATCGCCGCCCAGGTCTGGCGACCAGGTTGTACGAGGCACTCAAAGCCTTGGCAGTGGCCGACGCGGTCGATGTCATTTACCTGCACACCCACCCGTTTTTGCCGGGTGCCATCGACTTCTGGCGCAAACGCGGTTTCGACGTGATCGATATCGATGCCGACCCGGTGTGGCAGACGACCCATATGCACAGCCCGCTTTGATAACCAGAACGTGGACCGACAGGACGCCTCACGCTGAGCGGAAGCGCAAGATCTGCGCGCCGTCAGCGGGGTCGATCAAATAGTGCGCCTCCACGCCGAAGGTCTCTCGCAAGCGTTGCGGGGTGAGCACCTGCAGCGGCGTGCCGAGGGCGACAAGTCGCCCCCGGTCAAGCACCGCAAGTCGA
The DNA window shown above is from Pseudomonas sp. BSw22131 and carries:
- a CDS encoding thermostable hemolysin, producing MHDLDWNTCLPLNFGTAGAQALSLHRARSEEPLRRDFETFIQHRFYQAHNANVQHFMPELFGLNDASGTLCAVAGVRVAASGSLFLEHYLDDPIEQVVQARAGNTVQRQAIVEVGNLAASNLGSARLSIITMTWLLAMGGLEWVAFTGNAGLVNSFNRLGLRPVTLCSADPLRLGDDRHAWGSYYDTQPSVHVGDIRAGFMHLSQSGLFERFGLPLITERTCHVA
- a CDS encoding DUF2252 domain-containing protein translates to MKTPRPSSRLEPLTQLRNLKMARSAHAYVRGSTVQFYEWLHSLPGRRLPSGPPVWICGDCHAGNLGPTGDSKGGTDIHIRDLDQTVIGNPAHDLVRLALSLATAARGSDLPGVATARMLEQMMHGYEQAFEGNVDEEPRKPDQVKAGMRSAVRRTWKHLAQERIEDVRPTIPLGKHFWSLSRPERAALKTLCGTPEIHALVTSLKGRSDDDRVQMLDSAYWVKGCSSLGLRRYAVLLGVGDKVDQEYCLLDIKEAVAAAAPRASRTSMPRDNGKRVVEGARSLSPGLGNRMIATRVLDHGFFVRELLPQDMKLELDQLSQRDAMRAASYLAGVVGRAHARQMDLATRASWINDLQSNRSQVLDAPSWLWSSVVQLVGSHEKGYLEHCRRYALQH
- a CDS encoding GNAT family N-acetyltransferase, producing MDQLTIVAPVSADIPEIIEFTLAARAELFPKLDGAGMPADLADFASVYLNGKGRFLLARDAGRIVACVGYLPYDSRFPHLAYPGLNVVEVVRLFVHPAYRRPGLATRLYEALKALAVADAVDVIYLHTHPFLPGAIDFWRKRGFDVIDIDADPVWQTTHMHSPL
- a CDS encoding cytochrome b — translated: MTPSTHRYNRLSLTLHWLMLGLFIGVYACIQLKGLAPRGSTLRSAALGMHGLFGLSVFALVWLRLLGRLMNKAPTITPTPPGWQLGLASLMHALLYALMIATPILAWLMLAAAGKPVPYFEFFIPAPVAVDPALARQLKSWHELVGNAGYWLIGLHAVAGLFHHYVVRDNTLRRMLPR